A region from the Pseudomonadota bacterium genome encodes:
- a CDS encoding helix-turn-helix domain-containing protein, whose product QGFGIADIAEKRGLVENTIQGHLSHYIETGDLDIDQLLSPEKRSRMEELLAHASYSSLKTLKTDLGDDFSYGDIKLMMSHLKYMDSAGKN is encoded by the coding sequence AGCAAGGGTTTGGCATTGCTGATATTGCGGAAAAGAGAGGGCTGGTGGAAAATACGATCCAGGGTCATTTATCCCACTATATTGAAACCGGTGATTTGGATATTGACCAGCTGCTCTCGCCGGAAAAGCGATCCCGGATGGAGGAACTTCTTGCACACGCGTCGTATTCATCACTTAAAACGCTTAAAACAGACCTTGGGGACGACTTTTCCTATGGTGATATCAAACTGATGATGTCCCATTTGAAATATATGGATTCGGCAGGGAAGAATTAA
- a CDS encoding SGNH/GDSL hydrolase family protein, giving the protein MKKEAVKFFTVVVMFFCLVISAQAGDFKNVVVFGDSLCDSGNVFALKGGTYPPAPYEGRFSDGPVWVEYLVKTLGIPGAFCNYAHGGAMTGETNTYDDPTGFTNQVLAYTTFLDAAAGFPTAFPQPKETLFIIWIGANDFLSLSTDVATAIGNAVTNVYNGMTQLASAGAVTFMVVNLPDLGSTPKMNGDPALATQGVMLAGNFNSALETMLQGFEAAIPAVEIIRLDTFALLTQIINNPAAYGFTNVTDKKFDEDAETVAEGNYLFWDEIHPTTMTHKLVAGFAASLLSCSSCAGVPSFGTTDLALTVPYAELGTAAVGFKLDYCGVDPTVDPDGYYWKLDPLSITVD; this is encoded by the coding sequence ATGAAGAAGGAAGCTGTGAAGTTTTTTACTGTCGTCGTAATGTTTTTCTGTCTTGTCATCTCTGCCCAGGCCGGTGATTTCAAAAATGTTGTCGTCTTCGGCGACAGCCTGTGTGACAGCGGTAACGTGTTTGCCCTTAAAGGAGGAACCTATCCCCCGGCGCCCTACGAGGGCCGTTTCTCCGATGGGCCGGTGTGGGTCGAGTATCTGGTGAAGACCCTTGGTATCCCGGGGGCTTTCTGCAATTATGCCCACGGCGGGGCCATGACCGGCGAGACAAATACCTATGATGATCCTACGGGTTTCACCAACCAGGTTTTGGCCTATACCACGTTTCTGGATGCTGCCGCCGGCTTTCCCACCGCCTTTCCCCAGCCGAAGGAGACGCTGTTCATTATCTGGATCGGGGCCAATGATTTTCTGTCGCTGAGCACCGATGTTGCTACTGCCATCGGCAACGCTGTGACCAATGTCTATAACGGTATGACCCAGCTTGCCTCGGCGGGCGCTGTAACGTTTATGGTCGTCAACCTGCCTGATCTTGGCAGTACACCGAAAATGAATGGAGATCCCGCGCTTGCAACCCAGGGTGTTATGCTTGCCGGTAATTTCAACAGCGCGCTCGAAACAATGCTTCAAGGGTTTGAAGCTGCCATTCCGGCGGTTGAAATAATCCGGCTTGATACCTTTGCCCTGCTGACCCAAATTATCAATAATCCCGCGGCCTATGGTTTTACCAACGTGACTGATAAAAAGTTTGATGAAGATGCCGAAACCGTTGCCGAGGGGAATTATCTTTTCTGGGATGAAATCCATCCGACGACCATGACCCACAAGCTTGTTGCCGGCTTCGCGGCAAGCCTGCTGTCGTGCAGCAGTTGTGCGGGCGTGCCCAGTTTCGGAACAACAGATCTGGCACTGACGGTGCCCTACGCCGAACTGGGAACTGCCGCCGTTGGCTTTAAGCTTGATTATTGTGGCGTAGATCCAACTGTCGATCCGGACGGGTACTACTGGAAGCTCGATCCTTTGAGCATCACGGTGGATTAA
- a CDS encoding acyl-CoA dehydrogenase family protein has translation MFDFLLTEEEKKLKQEVREFVKNVPSELVRAMDSGEIEFAREFITSAARKNLLGLRFPPDYQGRGLNWVAEMTAMEEVGILGSTLGCHYAMPSIVGEALSIYGTKEQKEKYLKPILNAEIFCAEALTEPRGGSDFFGAATTARKVGGEYILNGQKRFVVGAEGADVFLVYAKTAPENPPQKSISLFIVERDMGVEVKKVYGLMGTRGGGTGRIIFDQLRIPPSCLLGEENAGGEIFNQMMIPERMTSAGGALGAARGALEVATIYTTRRQAFGRTIMKFQGVNFKIADSIAALDAATSLSYAAARLIDSGRDARRLVSEAKKVATEAAWDVVNNAMQVMGGIGYTDVYPVERLLRDIRLMMIWTGTNEIMNLLIQHEYYRELGARQQQTRNLEQDAGGLDEQEKVYE, from the coding sequence ATGTTTGATTTTCTCCTGACCGAAGAAGAAAAAAAACTCAAACAAGAAGTCCGTGAATTTGTCAAAAACGTGCCCTCTGAACTGGTAAGGGCCATGGATAGCGGCGAAATTGAATTTGCCCGGGAATTTATCACTTCAGCCGCCCGGAAAAATCTCCTGGGGCTGCGTTTCCCCCCTGATTACCAGGGCCGGGGGCTGAACTGGGTGGCGGAAATGACAGCCATGGAAGAAGTCGGCATCTTAGGCTCCACCCTGGGCTGTCATTATGCCATGCCCTCTATTGTCGGTGAAGCACTGAGTATCTATGGAACCAAAGAACAGAAAGAAAAATATTTAAAACCGATCCTGAACGCCGAGATATTCTGTGCCGAGGCCCTGACTGAACCCCGGGGCGGTTCCGATTTTTTCGGGGCCGCCACTACGGCGCGAAAAGTAGGAGGGGAATACATCCTCAACGGGCAGAAACGTTTCGTCGTCGGGGCTGAAGGTGCCGATGTTTTCCTGGTCTACGCCAAAACCGCCCCGGAAAATCCACCGCAAAAGTCCATCAGCCTTTTCATCGTTGAAAGGGATATGGGGGTAGAAGTAAAAAAGGTCTATGGCCTCATGGGGACACGGGGTGGGGGTACGGGAAGAATTATTTTTGACCAGCTCAGGATTCCCCCAAGCTGCCTGTTGGGCGAGGAAAATGCCGGTGGCGAAATCTTCAACCAGATGATGATCCCCGAAAGAATGACCAGTGCCGGCGGGGCCCTGGGAGCCGCCCGGGGAGCACTTGAAGTAGCAACTATCTATACCACCAGGCGGCAGGCTTTTGGCCGTACCATCATGAAGTTTCAGGGAGTAAATTTTAAAATCGCCGACAGCATCGCCGCCCTCGACGCGGCGACCTCTCTATCTTATGCAGCCGCCCGCCTGATTGACAGCGGCCGGGATGCCAGGCGCCTGGTTTCCGAAGCCAAGAAAGTGGCCACCGAAGCCGCCTGGGATGTGGTCAACAACGCCATGCAGGTGATGGGCGGCATCGGCTACACTGATGTCTACCCGGTGGAGCGCCTGCTGCGCGATATCCGCCTGATGATGATCTGGACCGGCACCAATGAAATCATGAACCTGCTGATTCAGCATGAATACTACCGTGAGCTGGGCGCTCGACAGCAGCAAACCAGAAACCTGGAACAGGATGCCGGCGGCCTTGATGAGCAGGAAAAGGTGTATGAATAA
- a CDS encoding acyl-CoA dehydrogenase family protein: MNYLLSEEMKMLKEMTYKFAKNEIAPFSEEYDQKEEYTPEIHKKAADLGLIASWLPEKYGGAGFGALGNSIITEELSRVDMGIGINIVVASFGCEAIYQFGTEEQKQKYLPPVCRGEMVSAGAFTEPNAGTDVSGIGTRAVRNGSNYIINGSKMFITNATICDFMIVLAITNPDAARLHDRFSMIIVPADAAGITKTKIKGKLGIRASDTGEIAFADVLVPQENLIGQEGRGFHQVMHFFDMTRIMVAAQGVGISQGCLDASIRYAKERKAFGTSIGNFQLTQAKLAEMAIRIEALRNMVYKAAWLYDQDTPDYTLAAMAKYFCGQTAVFCANAALEIHGGYGYIAEYDVQRWYRDAKILELYEGTKEAEIMTIAKVLMSR; the protein is encoded by the coding sequence ATGAATTACCTGTTATCTGAAGAAATGAAAATGCTGAAAGAAATGACCTATAAATTTGCCAAAAATGAAATTGCCCCATTTTCCGAAGAATATGATCAAAAAGAAGAATACACTCCGGAAATTCACAAAAAAGCGGCTGACCTTGGTCTGATCGCCTCCTGGCTGCCGGAAAAATACGGCGGTGCCGGTTTCGGTGCGCTGGGAAACAGCATTATCACCGAAGAACTTTCCCGGGTCGACATGGGTATCGGCATTAATATTGTCGTCGCCTCTTTCGGCTGTGAAGCCATTTATCAATTCGGCACTGAAGAACAAAAGCAGAAGTATCTGCCTCCGGTTTGCCGCGGTGAAATGGTCAGTGCCGGTGCTTTCACCGAACCCAATGCCGGTACTGACGTTTCCGGCATTGGAACCCGGGCGGTCAGAAACGGCAGCAACTACATCATTAATGGCAGTAAAATGTTTATCACTAATGCTACCATTTGTGACTTCATGATCGTACTGGCAATCACCAACCCTGATGCCGCCAGGCTCCATGACCGCTTCAGCATGATTATCGTTCCAGCTGATGCAGCCGGCATTACCAAGACTAAAATCAAAGGTAAATTGGGAATCCGCGCCAGTGATACCGGCGAAATAGCCTTTGCAGATGTCCTGGTTCCCCAGGAAAATCTCATCGGCCAGGAAGGCAGGGGATTTCACCAGGTTATGCATTTCTTTGACATGACCCGGATCATGGTGGCCGCCCAGGGAGTAGGCATTTCCCAGGGATGTCTGGATGCCTCAATCCGTTATGCCAAGGAAAGAAAAGCTTTTGGGACCTCCATCGGCAATTTTCAGTTGACCCAGGCAAAACTGGCCGAAATGGCTATCCGCATAGAAGCGCTGCGCAACATGGTATATAAAGCTGCCTGGCTCTATGACCAGGATACCCCGGACTATACTCTGGCGGCCATGGCCAAATATTTCTGCGGCCAGACGGCGGTTTTCTGCGCCAATGCCGCCCTGGAAATCCATGGAGGTTATGGCTATATTGCCGAATACGACGTCCAGAGATGGTACCGTGACGCCAAGATTCTCGAGTTATATGAAGGAACCAAGGAAGCTGAAATTATGACCATCGCCAAGGTCCTGATGAGCAGGTAA
- a CDS encoding LysR family transcriptional regulator, whose translation MSILKDNLKQLYYFYESVKNNNISTAAKKLFISQPAISMQIKKLENCCGIKLIREKNCKKIQPTPEGRKLYEYLDRVFKLLDKAEAELKKMAADEQTHITIGTTPTYGKFILPYIFENYAGLFPQCHIKVTSGSSISLLESLKQHKLDVIIMALWKKLSLKNFLVYPLGQEEVILLSAPDYHLQKQTYTSLKDLQSEKFIMRDEQSATRKYILREFKKRGVTLPISIECESPDLVKELILEGKGIGFLTRTKIRKELSEGLVKRVNLGKHKFHLDIAIVLNKNKNLMPEMLTFVDCIIKKSKQVQHFSLPPSPAEMIHLQESESPKCGPLK comes from the coding sequence ATGTCAATTTTAAAAGACAATCTTAAACAACTTTATTATTTTTATGAGTCAGTTAAAAATAATAATATCTCCACCGCGGCAAAAAAACTTTTTATTTCTCAGCCGGCCATATCGATGCAAATCAAAAAGCTGGAAAACTGCTGCGGGATAAAATTAATCAGGGAAAAAAATTGCAAAAAAATTCAGCCCACCCCTGAAGGCAGGAAACTCTACGAATACCTTGACAGAGTTTTCAAACTGCTGGATAAAGCAGAAGCTGAATTAAAAAAAATGGCGGCTGATGAACAAACCCACATTACCATCGGCACAACCCCTACCTATGGCAAGTTTATTTTGCCGTACATCTTCGAAAACTATGCCGGCCTGTTCCCCCAGTGCCACATCAAGGTAACTTCGGGAAGTTCAATTTCCCTACTCGAAAGCCTCAAGCAACACAAGCTTGATGTTATTATCATGGCCCTCTGGAAAAAGCTTTCCTTAAAAAACTTCCTCGTTTACCCTCTCGGACAGGAAGAAGTTATTTTACTCTCAGCCCCTGACTATCACCTGCAAAAACAAACATATACTTCACTTAAAGACCTGCAATCAGAAAAGTTCATCATGCGGGATGAACAGTCCGCAACCCGAAAATATATACTCAGAGAATTCAAAAAAAGAGGGGTTACTCTGCCAATAAGTATCGAGTGTGAAAGTCCTGATCTGGTCAAGGAATTAATACTGGAAGGAAAGGGAATAGGTTTTCTGACCCGCACCAAAATTCGCAAAGAGTTATCAGAAGGACTGGTTAAAAGAGTAAATCTGGGAAAACATAAATTTCACCTGGACATTGCCATTGTCTTAAACAAAAACAAAAATTTAATGCCGGAGATGCTGACTTTCGTTGATTGCATTATCAAAAAAAGCAAACAGGTACAGCACTTCTCCTTGCCACCATCCCCTGCAGAAATGATTCACCTGCAAGAAAGTGAAAGCCCGAAATGTGGACCGTTAAAGTGA
- a CDS encoding PEP-utilizing enzyme produces the protein MAKQFLDPHDVPVIEGTEGWERMYPYYYQFSTDDKERNEYESGQLWYYDGLHYPEPHTPFDLIWDEAWYLALSQYNSRIFMVPPAKGIDHRIVNGHVYITPIGIADPKEIEARIPLFMKRAGYYYQNWDKIYDDWVEKTKELIAELEAVEFKNLPEMEDESVVFEHRGMGSGYDLCVQYDHLINMGFKVWQYHFEMLNLGYAAYVTFINTANQFFPDIPMATLTKMVSGIDVVMYRPDIELIKLAKMALELKLEGKLDAQTSFAALQQELGSSDAGKKWLAAFEAARYPWFWISTGTGWFHHDKSWNDDLDVPLANIKMHIESLQAGKDPSRPTEKLIAERDRIVDEYLDLFQNDDDKKAFAEALGIARKVFPYVENHLFYVEHWFHSVFWNKMRDLSRVLVDGGMIKDVEDIWYLNRADIKVLIDDMVRAWATGIVPAGRNKWPQEIEWRKGVMAKFREWTPPPALGVPPEVVTEPFSIVLWGVTTSVLKKWLTSLDTADGEISELHGSPGSSGVVQGKARVIRKVEDLALLQAGEILVAPTTSPSWAPAFTKIAGAVTDVGGPMCHAAIVCREYGLPTVVGTGNGTSVIKTGDMIKLDGDSGVVELLK, from the coding sequence ATGGCTAAACAGTTTTTGGATCCGCATGATGTTCCGGTTATTGAAGGTACCGAAGGATGGGAAAGAATGTATCCTTATTATTATCAGTTTTCTACTGATGATAAAGAACGAAACGAGTACGAGAGCGGGCAGCTCTGGTATTACGATGGTCTTCATTATCCCGAACCGCATACCCCTTTTGATCTGATCTGGGATGAAGCCTGGTATCTGGCTCTTTCCCAGTATAACTCGAGAATTTTTATGGTACCGCCGGCCAAAGGCATAGATCATCGCATTGTCAATGGCCATGTTTATATTACCCCTATCGGCATCGCTGATCCCAAAGAAATTGAAGCTCGTATCCCTCTTTTTATGAAACGGGCGGGCTACTACTACCAGAACTGGGATAAAATTTATGATGACTGGGTTGAGAAAACCAAGGAACTGATTGCTGAATTGGAGGCAGTTGAATTTAAAAACCTGCCTGAAATGGAAGATGAGAGTGTGGTTTTCGAACATCGGGGGATGGGAAGCGGTTACGATCTTTGCGTTCAGTATGACCACCTGATTAATATGGGATTCAAGGTCTGGCAGTATCATTTTGAAATGCTCAATCTTGGCTATGCCGCCTATGTAACCTTTATCAATACCGCGAACCAGTTTTTTCCTGATATCCCGATGGCGACCCTGACCAAAATGGTTTCCGGCATCGATGTGGTCATGTATCGACCCGATATCGAGTTAATCAAACTGGCGAAGATGGCCTTGGAGTTGAAACTTGAAGGGAAACTGGATGCCCAAACCAGTTTTGCCGCCCTGCAACAGGAGCTGGGAAGTTCCGATGCGGGTAAGAAGTGGCTGGCGGCTTTCGAGGCAGCCCGCTATCCCTGGTTCTGGATCTCGACAGGGACCGGCTGGTTCCATCATGATAAATCCTGGAATGATGATCTGGATGTTCCTCTGGCCAACATCAAAATGCATATTGAATCCCTGCAGGCGGGCAAAGATCCCAGTCGACCGACCGAAAAGCTGATTGCCGAACGTGATCGTATTGTTGATGAATATCTGGATTTGTTTCAAAATGACGATGATAAAAAAGCTTTTGCCGAAGCTTTAGGTATTGCCCGTAAAGTTTTCCCTTATGTTGAAAATCATCTCTTCTATGTTGAACACTGGTTCCATTCAGTTTTCTGGAACAAGATGAGGGATTTGTCCCGGGTCCTGGTTGATGGTGGCATGATCAAAGATGTTGAGGATATCTGGTATCTGAATCGCGCTGATATCAAAGTGCTAATTGATGATATGGTCCGGGCCTGGGCCACCGGGATAGTACCGGCCGGTCGTAATAAATGGCCGCAGGAGATCGAATGGCGTAAAGGGGTAATGGCTAAATTCCGTGAATGGACACCGCCGCCGGCCCTGGGGGTGCCGCCCGAAGTGGTTACCGAACCCTTCTCCATTGTCCTCTGGGGGGTGACTACCAGTGTCCTGAAAAAATGGCTCACCAGTCTCGATACCGCCGATGGAGAGATCAGCGAGCTGCATGGATCGCCAGGTTCCAGCGGTGTGGTTCAGGGAAAGGCCCGGGTTATCAGAAAGGTCGAAGATCTGGCCCTGCTGCAAGCCGGTGAAATCCTGGTTGCACCCACGACTTCACCAAGCTGGGCTCCGGCTTTTACCAAAATTGCCGGGGCGGTTACCGATGTTGGTGGCCCCATGTGCCATGCCGCTATTGTCTGCCGCGAGTATGGATTGCCGACGGTCGTTGGTACCGGCAATGGTACTTCGGTCATCAAGACCGGCGACATGATCAAACTTGATGGTGATAGCGGGGTGGTGGAACTTCTTAAATAG
- a CDS encoding PEP/pyruvate-binding domain-containing protein: MENLEERLTLWYNELKGDNFPLVGKKNANLGEMLKAGIPISPGFAITIHANDVFMRESGVKSELEKLIANECRESTPDNIAYLSKFAMAAIEKASMPPALEKHILEEYHRLCEHCGVEALPVAVRSSGAVSMPGQMETYLNIRGDRDLSDYIRKCWASSYCVEALTYRINRELGVLFNIGVGIPKMVNSRIAGVIFTINPLNGDPSKISIDASYGLGEAVVSGLVTPDTYLIDKITLDPVKIVRGSKEIECVYREGGSDIVEREVDEERRQINALSQKELRHLCIVSKKIEKYYGKAYDIEFGIDADLLFPENVIILQVRPESIWNKKKAEKKTAEPTDAMNMILKQLMTGVKFN; the protein is encoded by the coding sequence ATGGAAAATCTAGAGGAAAGATTAACGCTTTGGTACAACGAACTGAAAGGGGATAATTTCCCTTTGGTCGGCAAGAAAAACGCGAATCTCGGTGAAATGTTAAAGGCCGGCATCCCCATCAGCCCCGGGTTTGCCATTACTATCCATGCCAATGACGTTTTCATGCGGGAGTCCGGGGTCAAGTCTGAACTGGAAAAATTAATTGCCAATGAGTGTCGGGAATCGACCCCTGATAACATTGCTTATTTAAGTAAGTTTGCCATGGCGGCCATAGAAAAAGCTTCCATGCCGCCGGCCCTGGAAAAACATATTCTGGAGGAGTATCACCGCCTATGTGAGCATTGTGGGGTTGAGGCTTTGCCGGTTGCGGTACGTTCGAGCGGGGCTGTGAGTATGCCGGGACAGATGGAGACCTATCTCAATATCAGGGGTGATCGGGATTTATCCGATTATATTCGCAAGTGCTGGGCAAGTTCGTATTGTGTCGAGGCGCTTACCTATCGGATAAATCGTGAGCTTGGAGTCCTTTTCAATATCGGCGTCGGCATTCCGAAAATGGTTAACTCCAGAATCGCCGGGGTTATTTTTACGATTAATCCGCTGAATGGCGATCCTTCAAAGATTTCTATCGATGCCAGCTACGGTCTGGGTGAAGCGGTGGTCAGCGGACTGGTGACTCCGGATACCTATTTGATTGATAAGATCACTTTGGATCCGGTCAAAATTGTCAGGGGAAGCAAAGAGATTGAGTGTGTCTATCGTGAAGGTGGCAGTGACATCGTCGAACGGGAGGTGGATGAAGAACGTCGCCAGATCAATGCTTTAAGTCAGAAAGAGCTGCGACATTTGTGCATTGTATCTAAAAAAATAGAAAAGTATTATGGTAAAGCCTATGATATAGAATTTGGGATTGATGCCGATTTGCTGTTCCCTGAAAATGTTATCATTCTCCAGGTTCGGCCGGAATCAATCTGGAACAAAAAAAAGGCCGAGAAAAAAACCGCGGAACCGACCGATGCCATGAATATGATTTTGAAACAATTGATGACTGGAGTTAAGTTCAATTGA
- the ppcB gene encoding phenylphosphate carboxylase subunit beta translates to MDLREFISKCEAANKLKRISKEVDWNLELSHISKINEEKDGGALLFENVKGYKNSVLTGAYSTKENFAIALGMPIGTSMCEMSRKWMQLAIKKLIPPRVVKDGPILENIIERDQVNLFDFPVPQMYPQDGGRFIGTAYSLVTRDPETGWVNLGTYRMQILDEKSAGIQIIKGKHADFMMKKYLEMGKKMPALAVIGGDPLGFLTGSTLVSAETSEYEVMGALRGEPIDVIESESNGLPFLANAEIVLEGEVDPNSDNWRQEGPFGEYTGYYSGKKSDEWPKPWLDVQRIYHRNDYILWSTTVGKPITDTHMIQSLNRTATLWTDLETARVPGIQSVYIPASSTGRFWAIVSVKQMYPGHPNHIADAVYGSTTGHYGMKGVIVVDDDIPADDWNKVMWAMSVRYDPKRDTEIIKRGRSTPLDPALHHSEREIVSRIIIDACTPYEWDRKPMEIFLDKDMEKKVRDNWDSYGI, encoded by the coding sequence ATGGATTTAAGAGAGTTTATTTCCAAGTGTGAAGCAGCCAACAAATTAAAGCGTATTAGCAAGGAAGTTGACTGGAACCTGGAATTGTCCCATATTTCCAAGATCAACGAGGAAAAAGATGGTGGAGCCCTGCTTTTCGAAAATGTCAAAGGCTATAAAAACTCGGTCCTGACCGGCGCCTATTCAACCAAGGAGAATTTTGCCATTGCCCTGGGGATGCCCATTGGCACTTCCATGTGTGAGATGTCAAGAAAGTGGATGCAGCTGGCCATCAAAAAACTCATTCCGCCGCGAGTGGTTAAAGATGGTCCGATTTTAGAAAATATTATCGAGCGCGATCAGGTCAACCTCTTTGATTTTCCGGTGCCGCAGATGTATCCACAGGACGGCGGGCGCTTTATTGGTACTGCATACTCACTGGTTACCAGAGATCCCGAAACCGGTTGGGTTAACCTGGGCACCTACCGTATGCAGATTCTTGATGAAAAAAGTGCCGGAATTCAGATCATCAAGGGTAAGCATGCCGATTTCATGATGAAAAAATATCTGGAAATGGGGAAAAAGATGCCGGCTCTGGCCGTAATCGGTGGCGATCCCTTAGGTTTTCTCACCGGTTCAACCCTGGTTTCAGCAGAGACCAGTGAATACGAAGTAATGGGGGCTCTGCGTGGTGAACCGATTGATGTTATTGAGAGTGAAAGTAATGGCCTGCCCTTCCTCGCTAATGCAGAAATTGTCCTCGAGGGTGAGGTTGACCCTAATTCTGATAACTGGCGCCAAGAAGGTCCCTTTGGAGAATATACTGGTTACTATTCAGGGAAAAAGAGTGATGAATGGCCTAAACCCTGGCTTGATGTTCAGCGTATATACCATCGTAACGATTACATCTTATGGTCCACCACGGTCGGGAAACCGATTACAGATACCCATATGATTCAGTCTTTGAACCGGACTGCAACCTTATGGACAGATCTTGAAACGGCGAGGGTTCCTGGAATCCAGTCGGTCTATATCCCGGCCTCATCCACCGGTCGTTTCTGGGCCATAGTTTCGGTCAAACAGATGTATCCAGGACATCCAAACCATATAGCCGATGCCGTTTACGGCTCAACCACCGGCCATTATGGCATGAAGGGAGTCATTGTTGTTGATGATGATATCCCTGCTGATGACTGGAACAAAGTTATGTGGGCCATGTCTGTACGTTACGATCCCAAACGGGATACGGAGATTATCAAACGGGGGCGTTCCACTCCGCTTGACCCCGCCCTGCACCATAGTGAACGTGAAATCGTTTCGCGGATTATCATCGATGCCTGTACTCCGTATGAATGGGATCGTAAGCCGATGGAGATTTTTCTTGATAAAGATATGGAGAAAAAAGTTCGGGACAACTGGGACAGTTACGGTATCTAA
- a CDS encoding UbiX family flavin prenyltransferase, which yields MKKRKIIIGISGASGTIYGVRLLETLKNYQEIETHLVISDIAKEIIQHENGRDPDEVLRLADIVHPITNLGAAISSGSFLTEGMIIAPCSIKSLSGIANSYNDNLLVRAADVCLKERRKLIIVLRETPLHLGHLELMTRVTRYGATLLPPMPSFYHNPETIDDIINQTVGKVLDNFGIVHNLFKRWKSEEAGNDA from the coding sequence ATGAAAAAAAGAAAGATCATAATCGGTATATCAGGGGCATCAGGAACCATTTATGGCGTCAGACTGCTGGAAACGTTGAAAAACTACCAGGAGATTGAAACTCATTTGGTTATTTCTGATATCGCAAAAGAGATAATTCAACATGAAAACGGTCGGGATCCTGATGAAGTTTTAAGACTGGCTGATATCGTCCACCCGATTACTAATCTCGGGGCGGCAATTTCAAGCGGATCTTTTCTGACTGAAGGGATGATTATTGCGCCCTGTTCGATCAAATCCCTGTCCGGAATTGCCAACTCATATAATGACAACCTGTTGGTAAGGGCGGCGGATGTCTGTCTTAAAGAGAGGCGTAAATTGATTATCGTTTTGCGTGAAACCCCTTTGCATTTAGGGCACCTGGAATTGATGACCAGAGTGACCCGATATGGAGCCACTTTGCTGCCGCCGATGCCATCTTTTTATCATAATCCTGAAACTATTGATGATATAATCAACCAGACAGTGGGCAAGGTGCTGGATAATTTCGGCATAGTACATAATCTTTTTAAACGCTGGAAAAGCGAGGAGGCGGGAAATGACGCATGA
- a CDS encoding transporter has protein sequence MTHESRLRLLVAGLLIFLTVLISASAWAGGGQSYPEGAESFMVGAAPPPGFYFKNYAYYYHANDLKDDHGDDMDVFDDLTVWAEVMRFIWISKYELLGGNYGQHAFLPFLDVSLDFNAPVGPKSKDNYDDSDVPYIIYSPFLLTHHFLEGKLHTVFSLPDIYIPVGDEEGNMAGVGHNFWTFEPVFAITYMPTPSWEFSLKFMYDFNTEQDDCPTPYGFNVDRTPGDEFHFDYSVSYGITKSLRVGINGYYYKQVSDDDYDIDSSLPAPVRDLLEDDEGNHSQVFAAGPGIWYNYKNMFFELRTQFEFEAENKTEGQNVWFNLVYAF, from the coding sequence ATGACGCATGAATCACGATTGAGATTACTGGTAGCAGGGTTGCTGATTTTTTTAACCGTTTTGATCAGTGCATCCGCCTGGGCCGGCGGTGGGCAGAGTTATCCTGAAGGGGCCGAATCCTTCATGGTTGGAGCTGCTCCACCTCCAGGATTCTATTTTAAGAATTATGCCTATTACTACCATGCCAATGATTTGAAAGATGATCATGGCGATGATATGGATGTTTTTGATGATCTGACGGTCTGGGCCGAGGTTATGAGATTTATCTGGATCAGCAAGTATGAGCTCCTGGGTGGTAATTACGGCCAGCATGCCTTCCTGCCCTTCCTTGATGTCAGCCTTGATTTCAATGCACCGGTGGGGCCAAAATCCAAGGATAACTATGATGACAGCGACGTTCCCTATATCATCTACAGTCCCTTTCTCCTGACCCATCATTTTCTTGAAGGCAAACTACACACAGTATTCTCGCTGCCTGATATTTATATCCCCGTTGGTGATGAAGAAGGGAATATGGCTGGTGTCGGCCATAATTTCTGGACTTTTGAGCCGGTTTTTGCCATCACCTACATGCCGACACCGTCTTGGGAATTCTCCCTGAAATTCATGTATGATTTCAATACCGAGCAGGATGATTGTCCGACGCCTTATGGTTTCAATGTTGACCGTACCCCCGGTGACGAGTTCCATTTCGATTACAGTGTCTCATATGGGATTACAAAAAGCCTTCGGGTTGGCATCAATGGTTACTACTATAAGCAGGTAAGTGATGATGATTATGATATCGACAGCAGCTTGCCGGCCCCGGTCCGCGATCTTTTAGAAGATGATGAAGGCAATCATAGTCAAGTGTTTGCTGCAGGTCCGGGTATCTGGTACAATTACAAAAATATGTTTTTTGAGTTGAGAACCCAGTTTGAGTTTGAGGCCGAAAACAAGACTGAAGGTCAGAATGTCTGGTTTAATTTAGTCTATGCCTTCTAG